The bacterium DNA window ACCGCCTGTCGCCGCCGCCTCCCCCTTTGGAAAAAGGGGGATCGAGGGGGATTTATCCAAATAACCGGGCGAGGCAGGCCTCGCCCCTACGACAGAATAAGGCACGACGGGGCGGTCGAACACCAGGTTCGCACCTAAGGCAATACCTCATTCTACCCCACGGGCCGCTCCCGGTTCAGGCCAACAGCGCGTGCGCGGCCTTGAGCTTGCTGCCCAGCGGAAGGCCGTAGGCGCAGCGCACCGTGCAGCCGGAGCAATCGGTGCAGGCTGTGGCGTCGCAGCCGCCCAGGCGGGCATAGCCGGAGCGCGCCTGGTCGTCCATAGTCCCGCAATATCCCGTGGCGTACATCTGGAACCGGTTCACCTCGGGCACGTTGACCCCATTCGGGCACTGGCCGCGGCAGGCCCCGCACATGCGGCAGAAATTCCGGCCGAACCGCGCGGCGTACTGCTCCAGCAACTCCCACTCCTCCAGGCCCAGGCCGCCCGCGCCCATGGCCGCGGCATCCGCCTCGATCTGCTGGAAATTGCCCATCGCCGTGGCGGTGGTCTTCACACAGGGGCTCTGCAGGACCCACTTGAGCGCGGCGGCGTAGGTCTGCGGGCCGGTGTTGTCCTGCCTGAACCCGCCGGAGCAGGTCTTGATCGCGATTATGTCTATCCCGGCCTGGCCGCAGTTCTCGACCGCTTTCCCCATCGCCTGGGCGTCCCAGCTCATGTGGTTGCCGCCCAGCATGTGGGTGAACGCCCCCATGAAATTGTAGGGGGTCATCACCACCTCGTAGAAACGGTCCGCGGCGGCGGTGTTGAGCATGGCGGGAAGGTCGCCGTGGCAACTGAACCCGGTCACGCGGGCCTTGCCCTCTTCCTTGGCGCGGGTGAGGAACTCCTTGTGGACCTCGTTCGTGATCTCGGCGGTCTCGCCGATCCCGTGAACCAGCAGGCAGTCGATATAGTCCGTGCCCAGGGCGGTGAGGCTCGTTTCCATATCAGAGCGCATCTTCTCCAGCGTTCCCGGCTGGGTCTTGGAGATTATCACCACCTTGTCTCGGCGTCCCTTGATCACCTTGCCGACCACCACCTCGTTCTGGCCGTTGTTGTAGGAGCGGCCGGTGTCCAGCACGTTGATCCCGCGGTCCATGGCGAACGCCATGAGCTGCGGGTCCATGGTGCGGCTGGCCCCGAACCCGACCTCGGTCACCTGGATCCCGGCCTTGCCCAGGGAGCGGTAGGAGGGGGTGATTTTCGCGGCGACACTGTCCGCGGCCGGGGCCGCCGCTCCGCCGGAGGCTTTTCCGCCGGAGGCGGGACTGCACGCCGCTGCCCCCAGGCCCAGGCCCAGCACGGCCCTGCCGCAGCCGGAGAGGAACTCTTTCCTGCCGATTCTGTTCTCGGGTGCGGACATGGCTCTGCG harbors:
- a CDS encoding aldo/keto reductase; the protein is MSAPENRIGRKEFLSGCGRAVLGLGLGAAACSPASGGKASGGAAAPAADSVAAKITPSYRSLGKAGIQVTEVGFGASRTMDPQLMAFAMDRGINVLDTGRSYNNGQNEVVVGKVIKGRRDKVVIISKTQPGTLEKMRSDMETSLTALGTDYIDCLLVHGIGETAEITNEVHKEFLTRAKEEGKARVTGFSCHGDLPAMLNTAAADRFYEVVMTPYNFMGAFTHMLGGNHMSWDAQAMGKAVENCGQAGIDIIAIKTCSGGFRQDNTGPQTYAAALKWVLQSPCVKTTATAMGNFQQIEADAAAMGAGGLGLEEWELLEQYAARFGRNFCRMCGACRGQCPNGVNVPEVNRFQMYATGYCGTMDDQARSGYARLGGCDATACTDCSGCTVRCAYGLPLGSKLKAAHALLA